In the Aliarcobacter cryaerophilus genome, one interval contains:
- a CDS encoding gamma carbonic anhydrase family protein has protein sequence MILKFKEFYPKIAPSAWIAPSADLIGNIEIAEDSSVWFGCVIRSDVNEVRIGKNTNIQDLSCIHTDTNTKTIIGDNVTVGHKVMLHGCTIENNCLIGMSATILDNAVIGEGSIVGANSLVTYGKVFPPKSLIMGSPAKVVRELSDEEVQGLIDHAKHYVEYKNEYR, from the coding sequence ATGATATTAAAATTTAAAGAGTTTTACCCAAAAATCGCACCATCTGCTTGGATTGCACCAAGTGCAGATTTAATTGGAAATATAGAAATAGCAGAAGATAGTTCTGTTTGGTTTGGTTGTGTTATTCGTTCTGATGTAAATGAGGTTAGAATTGGTAAAAATACAAATATTCAAGATCTATCTTGTATTCATACAGATACAAATACAAAAACAATTATTGGTGATAATGTAACAGTTGGTCATAAAGTTATGCTTCATGGATGTACTATTGAAAATAACTGTCTAATAGGAATGAGTGCTACAATTTTAGATAATGCAGTAATTGGTGAAGGAAGTATCGTAGGAGCAAATTCTTTGGTAACATATGGCAAAGTTTTCCCACCAAAAAGCTTAATTATGGGAAGCCCTGCAAAAGTTGTAAGAGAGTTAAGCGATGAGGAAGTTCAAGGTTTAATTGACCATGCAAAACATTATGTAGAATATAAAAACGAATATAGATAA
- a CDS encoding DNA-methyltransferase: protein MDVLEFVDLKKNINVEELYSKIIHANNVDVLKLLPENSIDLIVTSPPYDDLRDYEQQIIWNFEKFKVIVDELYRIMKDGGTIVWVVSDKTKEGNKSLTSFKQAIYFQDIGFNIYDVIIYEKAGSGPPHPKRYFNTFEYMFIITKGKPKTVNLLTDKKNKWAGVETYSEITRREKDGTLTNKGKKTVGEYGIRTNIWRYINGKNFSTKDKIAYKHPAIFPEKLAEDHILSWSNEGDVVLDIFGGSGTTVKQAELLNRKWIYIDKVREYCEITIKRMEDLKNGN from the coding sequence ATGGATGTATTAGAATTTGTAGATTTAAAAAAAAATATTAATGTTGAAGAGTTATATTCAAAAATAATTCATGCAAATAATGTAGATGTATTAAAATTATTACCTGAGAATTCTATAGATTTAATTGTAACAAGTCCTCCATATGATGATTTGAGAGATTATGAACAACAAATAATTTGGAATTTTGAGAAATTTAAAGTAATAGTAGATGAATTATATAGAATAATGAAAGATGGTGGAACTATAGTTTGGGTAGTTTCAGATAAAACAAAAGAAGGAAATAAATCATTAACAAGTTTTAAACAAGCAATTTATTTTCAAGATATAGGATTTAATATATATGATGTGATTATCTATGAAAAAGCTGGTTCTGGACCGCCTCATCCCAAGAGATATTTTAATACATTTGAATATATGTTTATAATTACAAAGGGTAAACCAAAAACAGTTAATTTATTAACTGATAAAAAGAATAAATGGGCGGGTGTCGAAACTTATTCTGAGATTACAAGAAGAGAAAAAGATGGTACTTTGACTAATAAGGGTAAAAAGACTGTTGGCGAATATGGAATTAGAACTAATATTTGGAGATATATTAATGGAAAGAATTTTTCAACAAAAGATAAAATAGCATATAAGCATCCAGCTATTTTCCCTGAAAAGTTGGCAGAAGACCATATTCTATCTTGGAGTAATGAAGGAGATGTTGTTTTAGATATTTTTGGAGGTAGCGGAACAACAGTGAAACAGGCAGAACTATTAAATAGGAAATGGATTTATATAGATAAAGTAAGAGAATATTGTGAAATAACTATAAAAAGAATGGAAGATTTAAAGAATGGAAACTAA
- a CDS encoding site-specific DNA-methyltransferase, giving the protein METNLLFQTIIYEAQDIDLSIIKISQLKQMLNSSGNLFIIANNIYKNGIIENSFFDFIEIALNNELKYVNTIVFPIENSKEGLNHNIKYLIWFVQDYNLMTFNKDTIREKHIWKDVEWGKRKKNYNEKGKDPSNVWIPTIDDGKGKITSHIILSIEQIINRCLVSTTKKNDQILIEMGYDLNKKDLIGERKIKILTNSLVINNSSLDNSSLDNSSLDNSSLDNSSLDNSSLDNSSLDNSSLDNSSLDNSSLDNSSLDNSSLDNSSTADVYFKSSESMKEIKDNSVSLMVTSPPYWDLKNYFKKGQIGQENYEDYLNRLDSIWKETFRVLKLDGSMWININTRTKDKKPILIPHDIIKRCKKIGFKLKDIIIWHKSSGIPTHKNNLVDKYEYFLWFSKTNKTNLNINNIKELNDYKNNYLNNGLIWNINRKAGSVGKDFIHPAIYPTELIDRVIKLMTIENDIVIDPFLGSGTSMLSSLKNNRNFIGYEYNEDFLDLMNYRINEDKLNSKNSINFHFSKRIINKNKVFRKDSIDGN; this is encoded by the coding sequence ATGGAAACTAATTTATTATTTCAAACAATAATTTATGAAGCTCAAGATATTGATTTGTCAATAATTAAAATTAGTCAATTAAAACAAATGTTAAACAGTAGTGGAAATCTATTTATTATTGCAAATAATATCTATAAAAATGGAATTATTGAAAATTCTTTTTTTGATTTTATTGAAATAGCGTTAAATAATGAATTAAAATACGTTAATACAATAGTATTTCCTATTGAGAATTCAAAAGAAGGACTTAATCATAATATAAAATATTTGATTTGGTTCGTTCAAGATTATAATTTAATGACTTTTAATAAAGATACTATTAGAGAAAAACATATATGGAAAGATGTTGAGTGGGGAAAGCGTAAAAAGAATTATAATGAAAAAGGTAAAGACCCTAGTAATGTTTGGATACCAACGATTGATGATGGTAAAGGAAAAATTACTAGTCACATAATATTATCAATAGAACAAATTATCAATAGATGTTTAGTATCAACAACTAAGAAAAATGACCAAATCCTTATTGAAATGGGATACGATTTAAATAAAAAAGATTTAATAGGTGAAAGAAAAATAAAGATTTTAACAAATTCACTTGTAATAAATAATAGTAGTTTAGATAATAGTAGTTTAGATAATAGTAGTTTAGATAATAGTAGTTTAGATAATAGTAGTTTAGATAATAGTAGTTTAGATAATAGTAGTTTAGATAATAGTAGTTTAGATAATAGTAGTTTAGATAATAGTAGTTTAGATAATAGTAGTTTAGATAATAGTAGTTTAGATAATAGTAGTACTGCAGATGTGTATTTTAAAAGTTCTGAATCTATGAAAGAAATTAAAGATAATAGTGTTTCCTTAATGGTCACATCTCCACCTTATTGGGATTTAAAGAACTATTTTAAAAAAGGTCAAATAGGACAAGAAAACTATGAAGATTATTTAAATCGATTGGATAGTATTTGGAAAGAAACATTTAGAGTTTTAAAATTAGATGGGAGTATGTGGATTAATATTAATACAAGAACAAAAGATAAAAAGCCTATTTTGATTCCTCATGATATTATTAAGAGGTGTAAAAAGATAGGTTTTAAATTAAAAGATATAATTATTTGGCATAAATCATCAGGAATTCCAACTCATAAAAATAATTTAGTAGACAAGTATGAATATTTTTTATGGTTTAGTAAAACAAACAAAACAAATCTTAATATTAATAATATAAAAGAGTTAAATGATTATAAAAATAATTATTTGAATAATGGATTAATTTGGAATATAAATAGAAAAGCAGGTAGCGTAGGAAAAGATTTCATTCATCCAGCAATATATCCTACAGAATTAATTGATAGAGTTATAAAATTAATGACAATTGAAAATGATATTGTAATTGACCCTTTTCTTGGATCTGGTACATCAATGTTGTCATCTTTAAAGAACAATAGAAATTTTATTGGATATGAGTATAATGAAGATTTCTTAGATTTAATGAATTATAGAATTAATGAAGATAAATTGAATAGTAAAAACTCAATAAATTTTCATTTTAGTAAAAGAATCATAAATAAAAACAAAGTATTTAGGAAAGATAGTATTGATGGAAACTGA